In Arthrobacter sp. SLBN-83, one DNA window encodes the following:
- the hflX gene encoding GTPase HflX, whose product MTSQPNTGSEPAAQDMSPQEIQAVIDRILAKDVPAKNVSTPRGEGSGNGKAVLGRAQAISRLDEEHSTYDGDQQDLEERRALRRRAGLSTELEDVTEVEYRQLRLERVVLAGLWSEGTLADAENSLRELAALAETAGSEVLDGLVQRRDKPDPGTFLGSGKAQELKDIVMSTGADTVVVDAELAPSQRRALEDIVKVKVIDRTALILDIFAQHAKSREGKAQVELAQLEYLLPRLRGWGESMSRQAGGQVGGAAAGMGSRGPGETKIELDRRRIRTRMAKLRREIAAMKPARETKRANRRRNEVPSVAIAGYTNAGKSSLLNRLTDAGVLVENALFATLDPTVRKAETTDGLGYTLADTVGFVRSLPTQLVEAFRSTLEEVADADLILHVVDVSHPDPEGQIAAVRKVFSEVDARKVPEIIVLNKADAADPFVVERLKQREPRHVVVSARTGEGIPELLKVISESIPRPSVKMQLLIPYDRGDLISKLHESDAEILSLDHVEAGTRAAVMVREGLASELESFTVNE is encoded by the coding sequence ATGACCAGCCAGCCCAATACCGGTTCCGAACCAGCCGCCCAGGACATGAGTCCGCAGGAGATCCAGGCTGTCATCGACCGGATCCTCGCCAAGGACGTACCGGCCAAGAATGTCAGCACGCCCCGCGGTGAGGGCAGCGGCAATGGAAAAGCGGTGCTCGGCAGGGCACAGGCCATTTCCCGCCTCGACGAAGAGCATTCAACGTACGACGGCGACCAGCAGGATCTTGAGGAACGCCGGGCGCTGCGGCGCAGGGCAGGCCTCTCCACTGAACTTGAGGACGTCACCGAGGTCGAGTACCGCCAGCTGCGCCTTGAGCGTGTGGTCCTGGCCGGGCTCTGGTCCGAGGGCACGCTTGCCGACGCCGAGAACTCCCTGCGCGAGCTGGCCGCCCTTGCCGAAACCGCCGGATCGGAGGTCCTCGACGGCCTGGTGCAGCGCCGCGACAAGCCGGACCCCGGAACCTTCCTGGGCTCGGGCAAGGCACAGGAGCTCAAGGACATCGTGATGTCAACGGGCGCGGATACCGTGGTGGTGGACGCCGAACTGGCACCGTCCCAGCGGCGCGCCCTTGAAGACATCGTCAAGGTCAAGGTCATTGACCGGACTGCCCTGATCCTGGATATCTTCGCCCAGCACGCCAAGAGCCGCGAGGGCAAGGCCCAGGTGGAACTCGCGCAACTGGAATACCTGCTTCCCCGCCTGCGCGGCTGGGGCGAGTCGATGTCCCGCCAGGCCGGTGGCCAGGTTGGCGGCGCCGCCGCCGGCATGGGTTCCCGTGGCCCCGGTGAAACCAAGATCGAACTGGACCGGCGCCGCATCCGCACCCGCATGGCCAAGCTGCGGCGCGAAATCGCCGCGATGAAGCCCGCGCGCGAGACCAAGCGGGCCAACCGCCGTCGTAATGAAGTGCCCTCCGTCGCCATCGCCGGATACACCAACGCCGGCAAGTCCTCCCTGCTCAACCGCCTCACCGACGCCGGAGTCCTCGTGGAGAACGCCCTGTTCGCCACCCTGGACCCCACCGTCCGCAAGGCGGAAACCACGGACGGCCTGGGCTATACCCTGGCCGATACCGTGGGGTTCGTCCGTTCGCTGCCAACCCAGCTGGTGGAGGCCTTCCGCTCCACCCTCGAGGAAGTGGCCGACGCCGACCTGATCCTGCACGTGGTGGACGTCTCGCACCCCGATCCGGAAGGCCAGATTGCTGCCGTCCGCAAGGTCTTCAGCGAAGTTGACGCCCGGAAGGTTCCGGAAATCATCGTGCTGAACAAGGCTGATGCCGCCGACCCCTTCGTGGTGGAGCGGCTGAAGCAGCGCGAACCGCGCCACGTTGTGGTCTCCGCCCGCACGGGCGAGGGGATCCCGGAACTGCTGAAGGTCATCAGCGAATCCATTCCCCGGCCTTCGGTCAAGATGCAGCTGCTCATCCCGTACGACCGCGGAGACCTGATCAGCAAGCTTCACGAGTCCGACGCCGAGATCCTCAGCCTGGACCACGTGGAGGCCGGGACCAGGGCTGCCGTGATGGTCCGGGAGGGCCTGGCGTCCGAACTGGAATCCTTCACCGTCAATGAGTGA
- a CDS encoding class I SAM-dependent methyltransferase, whose product MESAHYFSASPAGPFTRKPLTVELAGKPRKLHTSTGIFSPDGIDKGTAVLLAEVPDPNPQGNLLDIGCGWGPVALTMGLLAPGSKVYAVDVNERCIALTNENAAALGLPNVVASTPQEVDPGVRFDTIWSNPPIRIGKDELHTLLKLWLPRLADGGTAWLVVQKNLGSDSLQRWLAAELDDSFTVTRESTSKSFRILKVTKASRSPQ is encoded by the coding sequence ATGGAGTCAGCACACTATTTCAGCGCGTCCCCCGCCGGCCCCTTCACCCGTAAGCCACTCACGGTCGAGCTGGCGGGCAAGCCGCGTAAGCTGCATACCTCCACCGGCATCTTCAGTCCGGACGGGATTGATAAAGGCACTGCCGTACTGCTGGCCGAAGTTCCTGATCCGAATCCCCAGGGCAACCTCCTGGACATCGGCTGCGGCTGGGGCCCCGTTGCGCTGACCATGGGCCTGCTGGCCCCCGGGTCCAAGGTTTACGCCGTGGACGTCAACGAACGCTGCATTGCCCTGACCAACGAAAACGCCGCGGCGCTGGGACTGCCCAACGTCGTCGCCAGCACGCCCCAGGAGGTGGACCCGGGCGTCCGCTTCGATACCATTTGGTCCAACCCGCCGATCAGGATCGGCAAGGATGAGCTGCACACCCTGCTCAAGCTCTGGCTGCCCCGCCTGGCCGACGGCGGCACGGCATGGCTGGTGGTTCAGAAGAACCTGGGTTCGGATTCGCTTCAGCGCTGGCTGGCTGCGGAACTGGACGATTCGTTCACCGTGACCCGGGAGTCAACGTCCAAGTCCTTTCGAATCCTCAAGGTTACGAAAGCGTCCCGCTCGCCACAATGA
- the dapF gene encoding diaminopimelate epimerase, producing the protein MNATPAETTGSALRTLSGLRFSKGHGTGNDFVLVADADGTHAIGADQAAALCDRHRGIGADGLIRAVPSRFLPEGRELLAGAPDAEWFMDYRNADGSLSEMCGNGVRVFVHFLHTEGLIDLPDGGSLTIGTRGGVKTVVRTGDGYAVDMGPWEFIFPGEASAKAMDSLVTADGLEVARPALSVSMGNPHTVVALAELSELAGTQLFTAPKVDPVPPNGTNVEFVVPAEPLVHDGVGSVTMRVHERGVGETQSCGTGACAAAVAIRHWAGAEAPDAWRVHVPGGVVGVKFFAGPGGHEHVELSGPAVIVASGTLS; encoded by the coding sequence ATGAATGCAACCCCCGCAGAAACCACCGGATCCGCCCTGCGCACACTAAGCGGGCTCCGCTTTTCCAAGGGGCACGGCACCGGAAACGACTTCGTCCTGGTAGCCGATGCCGACGGCACGCACGCCATCGGCGCAGACCAGGCCGCCGCCCTCTGTGACCGCCACCGCGGCATTGGTGCAGATGGCCTGATCAGGGCGGTGCCCTCCCGGTTCCTGCCCGAAGGCCGTGAACTGCTGGCCGGTGCCCCGGACGCGGAATGGTTCATGGATTACCGCAACGCGGACGGCTCATTGTCCGAGATGTGCGGCAACGGGGTGCGGGTGTTCGTCCACTTCCTGCACACCGAGGGCCTGATCGACCTGCCCGACGGCGGATCGCTCACCATTGGCACGCGCGGCGGGGTGAAGACCGTGGTCCGCACCGGCGACGGCTACGCCGTGGACATGGGGCCTTGGGAGTTCATTTTCCCCGGGGAGGCCAGCGCCAAGGCCATGGATTCCCTGGTCACCGCCGACGGACTGGAAGTTGCCCGGCCTGCGCTCTCCGTGAGCATGGGAAATCCGCACACGGTGGTGGCCCTCGCCGAACTTTCCGAACTGGCAGGCACACAGCTCTTCACCGCGCCGAAGGTGGACCCGGTGCCGCCGAACGGGACCAACGTGGAGTTCGTGGTTCCCGCGGAACCGCTGGTCCATGACGGAGTGGGTTCGGTGACCATGAGGGTGCATGAGCGCGGGGTGGGGGAGACCCAGTCCTGCGGCACGGGCGCGTGTGCTGCCGCCGTCGCCATCCGGCACTGGGCCGGAGCCGAAGCCCCGGATGCCTGGCGGGTCCATGTTCCGGGCGGAGTGGTGGGCGTCAAGTTCTTTGCCGGCCCCGGTGGCCACGAGCACGTGGAACTCAGCGGCCCCGCTGTCATTGTGGCGAGCGGGACGCTTTCGTAA
- the miaA gene encoding tRNA (adenosine(37)-N6)-dimethylallyltransferase MiaA — translation MAAPPVIAVVGPTGSGKSDLAVSLALELDGEVINADAMQFYRGMDIGTAKITPAERKGVPHHLLDTLDVTQEASVSDFQQQAREIIADIHARGKRAILAGGSGLYVRAALDVLEFPGTDPAVRARLEAEHAKVGTQELLDRLASVDPVSAGRVSDARRIIRALEVHELTGRPFSSFMPRREYCQPAIQVGLGVDREVLRERLAARVHRMVDAGLLEEVRRLDALGLRRGKTASRALGYSQFLRVIDGTSTVEDAAEETIVATRQFARRQLTWFRADPRITWLDWQDPELVGKAAELSR, via the coding sequence GTGGCCGCCCCGCCCGTCATCGCCGTCGTCGGTCCCACCGGCTCCGGCAAGTCCGATCTTGCCGTCAGCCTTGCCCTGGAACTGGACGGCGAGGTCATCAACGCCGACGCCATGCAGTTCTACCGCGGCATGGACATCGGCACCGCCAAGATCACGCCGGCTGAACGCAAAGGCGTTCCGCACCATCTCCTGGACACCCTGGACGTGACCCAGGAAGCCAGCGTGTCGGACTTCCAGCAACAGGCACGTGAAATCATTGCGGACATCCATGCCCGCGGCAAGCGCGCCATTCTGGCCGGCGGCTCCGGCCTTTATGTGCGCGCAGCCCTGGACGTCCTGGAGTTCCCCGGCACCGACCCTGCCGTGCGCGCGCGGCTGGAGGCAGAGCACGCCAAGGTCGGCACGCAGGAGCTCCTGGACCGGCTGGCGAGCGTGGATCCAGTCTCCGCGGGCAGGGTCTCCGACGCCCGGCGCATCATCCGGGCGCTGGAGGTCCATGAGCTCACCGGGCGCCCTTTCAGTTCCTTCATGCCGCGCCGGGAGTACTGCCAGCCGGCCATCCAGGTGGGCCTTGGGGTGGACCGGGAGGTGCTCCGTGAACGCCTGGCAGCACGGGTGCACCGAATGGTGGACGCCGGCCTGCTCGAGGAGGTCCGGCGGCTCGACGCTCTGGGCCTGCGCCGGGGCAAGACCGCTTCCCGCGCACTTGGCTACTCGCAGTTCCTGCGGGTCATTGATGGCACCTCTACCGTGGAGGATGCTGCGGAGGAAACCATCGTGGCCACCCGGCAGTTCGCCCGGCGGCAGCTGACCTGGTTCCGCGCCGATCCCCGCATCACGTGGCTGGACTGGCAGGATCCGGAGCTCGTGGGCAAGGCAGCGGAGCTGAGCAGATAG
- the miaB gene encoding tRNA (N6-isopentenyl adenosine(37)-C2)-methylthiotransferase MiaB translates to MSLTIPSPQSGATPSVEAGAVPQSGALQPRTYHVRTFGCQMNVHDSERMAGMLEDAGYVPAEGDHADVVVFNTCAVRENADNKLYGNLGILAPVKAANPGMQIAVGGCLAQKDRETILKKAPWVDAVFGTHNVGALPALLDRARHNNEAQLEILESLDVFPSTLPTKRDSVYSGWVSISVGCNNTCTFCIVPALRGKEKDRRPGDILAEIQALVDDGAIEVTLLGQNVNSYGVEFGDRQAFSKLLRACGDIEGLERVRFTSPHPAAFTDDVIDAMAETHNVMPQLHMPLQSGSDRILKAMKRSYRSTKFLGILDKVRERIPHAAISTDIIVGFPGETEEDFQATLDVVEKSRFATAFTFQYSKRPGTPAADLPDQLPKAVVQERFERLTALQDRIAAEENRKQLGRRLEVMVTAQSGRKSEETHRLSGRSQDQRLVHFSVPEGAPAPRPGDLVTVTITEAAAFHLVSDPTLEDYSLRRSRAGDAWDRSQADSCGAPAPDSAPGQKGVSLGMPSLPLRTR, encoded by the coding sequence GTGAGTTTGACCATTCCTTCCCCCCAATCCGGCGCCACCCCTTCGGTCGAAGCCGGGGCCGTTCCGCAATCCGGAGCCCTGCAGCCGCGCACCTACCACGTCCGCACCTTCGGCTGCCAGATGAACGTCCATGATTCGGAGCGGATGGCCGGCATGCTCGAGGACGCCGGCTACGTTCCGGCGGAAGGCGACCATGCCGACGTCGTGGTGTTCAACACGTGCGCGGTTCGGGAAAACGCCGACAACAAGCTCTACGGGAACCTTGGCATTCTGGCCCCTGTCAAGGCAGCCAACCCGGGGATGCAGATCGCCGTGGGCGGATGCCTTGCCCAAAAGGACCGCGAAACCATCCTGAAGAAGGCGCCATGGGTGGATGCGGTATTTGGCACCCATAACGTCGGCGCCCTGCCGGCCCTCCTGGACAGGGCACGGCACAACAACGAGGCTCAGCTGGAGATCCTCGAATCCCTGGACGTCTTCCCATCCACACTGCCCACCAAGCGGGACTCCGTCTACTCCGGCTGGGTGTCCATCTCCGTGGGCTGCAACAACACCTGCACCTTCTGCATCGTGCCGGCGCTCCGCGGGAAGGAAAAAGACCGGCGCCCCGGAGACATCCTCGCTGAAATCCAGGCACTCGTGGACGACGGCGCCATCGAGGTGACCCTGCTGGGCCAGAACGTCAACTCCTACGGAGTGGAGTTCGGCGACCGCCAGGCCTTCTCCAAGCTGCTGCGCGCCTGCGGTGATATCGAGGGCCTTGAACGGGTCCGCTTCACCAGCCCGCACCCGGCAGCCTTCACAGACGACGTCATCGACGCCATGGCAGAGACGCACAACGTCATGCCGCAGCTGCACATGCCGCTGCAGTCCGGTTCGGACCGCATCCTCAAAGCCATGAAGCGCTCCTACCGGTCCACGAAGTTCCTGGGCATCCTGGACAAGGTCCGGGAGAGAATCCCGCACGCAGCCATCTCCACGGACATCATCGTGGGTTTCCCCGGCGAAACTGAAGAGGACTTCCAGGCAACCCTGGACGTCGTGGAAAAGTCGCGCTTCGCCACGGCCTTCACGTTCCAGTATTCAAAGCGCCCCGGAACCCCCGCCGCCGACCTCCCCGACCAGCTGCCCAAGGCAGTGGTCCAGGAGCGCTTCGAACGGCTCACCGCCCTGCAGGACCGCATCGCCGCGGAGGAGAACCGGAAGCAGCTGGGCCGCAGGCTCGAGGTCATGGTCACCGCGCAGTCCGGGCGGAAATCGGAGGAGACCCACAGGTTGTCCGGCCGCTCCCAGGACCAGCGGCTGGTGCACTTCTCGGTTCCCGAGGGCGCTCCCGCCCCCCGACCGGGAGACCTCGTCACCGTCACCATCACCGAGGCCGCGGCGTTCCACCTGGTGTCCGATCCTACGCTCGAGGACTACAGCCTGCGCCGGTCACGGGCCGGGGATGCCTGGGACAGGTCCCAGGCAGACTCCTGCGGAGCACCCGCTCCCGATTCCGCGCCGGGACAAAAGGGCGTTTCCCTCGGCATGCCCTCGCTGCCGCTGCGCACCCGCTGA
- a CDS encoding regulatory protein RecX encodes MAQAIVYRQLTAAPKSRLQLARKLAERNIPEHVAEAVLDKFQEVRLINDAEFADMWVRSRSQSRKLAKGALRRELAEKGIDQETAASALEQLTDDDEEAAARALVERKLRPGTDLSGPGERDKAVRRLASMLARKGYQPSQAFRIVNEVLDARQEPDDGPVQSRYP; translated from the coding sequence GTGGCACAGGCCATCGTGTACCGACAGCTCACTGCAGCGCCCAAGAGCAGGCTGCAGCTTGCCCGGAAGCTGGCAGAACGGAACATCCCCGAGCACGTTGCCGAAGCAGTGCTGGACAAGTTCCAGGAAGTGCGGCTGATCAACGATGCCGAATTTGCCGACATGTGGGTCAGGAGCCGTTCCCAGTCCCGCAAACTGGCCAAGGGCGCGCTGCGGCGTGAGCTCGCCGAAAAGGGCATCGACCAGGAAACGGCGGCCTCGGCGCTGGAACAACTGACCGACGATGACGAGGAAGCCGCGGCCCGCGCCCTGGTGGAGCGCAAGCTCCGGCCCGGGACGGATCTGTCCGGCCCGGGGGAACGGGACAAGGCTGTCCGGCGGCTGGCCTCGATGTTGGCCAGAAAGGGCTACCAGCCGTCCCAGGCGTTCCGGATCGTCAACGAGGTCCTCGATGCCCGGCAGGAACCTGACGATGGTCCGGTCCAAAGCCGGTACCCTTAA
- the recA gene encoding recombinase RecA, translating to MAAAPDRAKALEAALAQIDKQFGKGSVMRLGDEVRAPIEVIPTGSIALDVALGIGGLPRGRVIEIYGPESSGKTTVALHAVANAQRAGGIAAFIDAEHALDPDYAAKLGVDTDALLVSQPDTGEQALEIMDMLVGSGSLDVIVIDSVAALVPRAEIEGDMGDSHVGLQARLMSQALRKITGRLSQTKTTAIFINQLREKIGVFFGSPETTTGGKALKFYASVRIDVRRIQTLKEGADSVGNRTKAKIVKNKMAPPFKVAEFDIIYGQGISREGGIIDMGVEHGIIKKSGSWFTYDGDQLGQGMENSRRFLRDNPELAAELERLIKEKLGVGVKPAEDDSKDAPKLKAVDGF from the coding sequence ATGGCGGCAGCCCCGGATCGTGCAAAAGCGCTGGAAGCAGCGCTTGCCCAGATTGACAAGCAGTTCGGCAAGGGCTCGGTCATGCGCCTGGGCGACGAAGTCCGTGCCCCGATCGAAGTCATCCCCACCGGCTCCATCGCACTGGACGTCGCCCTTGGCATTGGCGGGCTCCCGCGCGGCCGCGTCATCGAAATCTACGGTCCTGAATCCTCGGGTAAGACCACCGTCGCCCTGCACGCCGTGGCAAACGCTCAGCGCGCCGGCGGCATCGCGGCCTTCATCGACGCCGAACACGCCCTGGATCCGGATTACGCCGCCAAGCTTGGGGTGGACACGGACGCCCTCCTCGTCTCGCAGCCGGACACCGGTGAACAGGCACTGGAAATCATGGACATGCTGGTGGGCTCCGGCTCGCTGGACGTCATCGTCATCGACTCCGTTGCCGCCTTGGTGCCGCGCGCCGAAATCGAAGGCGACATGGGTGACAGCCACGTCGGCCTGCAGGCACGCCTCATGAGCCAGGCCCTGCGTAAGATCACCGGCCGCCTGAGCCAGACCAAGACCACCGCCATCTTCATCAACCAGCTGCGCGAAAAGATCGGCGTCTTCTTCGGTTCGCCCGAAACCACCACCGGTGGTAAGGCCCTCAAGTTCTACGCTTCGGTCCGTATCGACGTCCGCCGCATCCAGACCCTCAAGGAGGGCGCCGACTCCGTCGGCAACCGGACCAAGGCCAAGATCGTCAAGAACAAGATGGCCCCGCCGTTCAAGGTGGCCGAGTTCGACATCATCTACGGCCAGGGCATCTCCCGCGAGGGCGGCATCATTGACATGGGCGTGGAGCACGGCATCATCAAGAAGTCCGGCTCCTGGTTCACCTACGATGGCGACCAGCTGGGCCAGGGCATGGAGAACTCGCGCCGGTTCCTGCGCGACAACCCTGAACTCGCCGCCGAGCTGGAACGCCTCATCAAGGAAAAGCTTGGTGTCGGGGTCAAGCCCGCCGAAGACGACTCCAAGGATGCGCCCAAGCTGAAAGCCGTCGACGGGTTCTAG
- a CDS encoding DUF3046 domain-containing protein, with amino-acid sequence MRISEYWRLMDDEFGAGYSRVLSSSLVLAGVGGRTADQALAAGVEPRKVWLAVCDVQDVPAERRLGRDIAPRRD; translated from the coding sequence ATGCGAATCAGCGAGTACTGGCGTCTCATGGATGACGAGTTCGGCGCGGGCTACTCCCGGGTGCTGAGCAGCAGCCTGGTCCTTGCCGGCGTCGGCGGGCGCACCGCCGACCAAGCCCTCGCTGCCGGTGTGGAGCCCCGAAAGGTCTGGCTTGCCGTCTGCGACGTCCAGGACGTACCGGCAGAACGCCGCTTGGGACGGGATATCGCTCCCCGGCGGGACTAA